From a single Rodentibacter sp. JRC1 genomic region:
- a CDS encoding LutB/LldF family L-lactate oxidation iron-sulfur protein yields MSLKTSQLAFKDRVNHEVNNEIMRKAVVKAQETIGANRQKMVDELGHWEEWRDLSKQIRNHVLANLDAYLYQLSENVQKNGGKVYFAETAEEAREYIRQVALEKNAKKIVKSKSMVTEEIGLNETLEKEGMQVIETDLGEYLLQISGDKPSHIVVPAIHKDRHQIRKDLAEKLGYKGEETPEDMTRFVREKIRQDFLEADIGISGCNFAVAETGSVCLVTNEGNLRLATALPKTHIAVMGMERLAPTFQEVDVLITMLARSAVGAKLTGYNTWLTGPRLEGETDGPEEFHLVIVDNGRSDILASEFQEVLRCIRCGACLNTCPAYRQIGGHGYGSIYPGPIGAVISPLLGGYDEFKELPYACSLCNACNSVCPVRIPLAQLISKHREKMVEQGKTPTMEQLSIFGFTFANAHPTLWKVGVNVGAKLAGKMIKNGKPMLSVGALSEWTKARDLPQPEGESFRQWFNNRGKN; encoded by the coding sequence ATGTCATTAAAAACAAGCCAACTTGCGTTTAAAGATCGTGTTAATCACGAAGTTAACAACGAAATTATGCGTAAAGCCGTGGTGAAAGCGCAAGAAACCATCGGTGCGAATCGTCAAAAAATGGTGGATGAATTAGGTCATTGGGAAGAATGGCGTGATCTTTCCAAACAAATCCGTAACCACGTTTTAGCTAACTTAGATGCTTACTTATATCAATTAAGTGAAAATGTACAAAAAAACGGAGGTAAAGTTTATTTTGCCGAGACCGCCGAAGAAGCACGTGAATACATTCGCCAAGTCGCATTAGAAAAAAATGCCAAGAAAATCGTGAAATCCAAATCAATGGTTACCGAGGAAATCGGTTTAAATGAAACCTTAGAAAAAGAAGGTATGCAGGTAATTGAAACGGATTTAGGCGAATATTTACTCCAAATTTCAGGTGATAAACCGTCCCATATCGTTGTACCTGCTATTCACAAAGATCGTCATCAAATCCGCAAAGACCTTGCTGAAAAACTGGGTTATAAAGGCGAAGAAACACCGGAAGATATGACTCGTTTTGTGCGTGAAAAAATTCGTCAAGATTTCCTAGAAGCCGATATCGGTATCAGTGGATGTAACTTTGCCGTTGCAGAAACAGGTTCTGTTTGCTTAGTCACTAATGAAGGAAATCTACGCTTAGCCACAGCACTTCCTAAAACCCATATCGCCGTAATGGGTATGGAACGCCTTGCTCCAACCTTCCAAGAGGTTGACGTATTAATCACAATGCTTGCCAGAAGTGCCGTAGGGGCAAAATTAACAGGCTACAATACTTGGCTTACCGGCCCGCGTCTTGAGGGAGAAACCGATGGACCTGAAGAGTTTCATTTAGTCATTGTCGATAATGGTCGTTCCGATATTTTAGCTTCTGAATTTCAAGAAGTGTTGCGCTGTATCCGCTGCGGTGCCTGCTTAAATACCTGCCCGGCTTACCGTCAGATCGGTGGTCACGGTTATGGTTCCATTTATCCGGGTCCAATCGGTGCGGTGATTTCACCATTGCTTGGTGGATATGATGAATTTAAAGAGTTACCTTATGCCTGTTCCTTATGTAATGCGTGCAATTCCGTTTGCCCTGTCCGCATTCCGTTGGCTCAACTTATCTCAAAACACCGTGAAAAAATGGTGGAACAAGGTAAAACACCTACAATGGAACAACTTTCCATTTTCGGTTTCACCTTTGCCAATGCCCATCCGACATTATGGAAAGTGGGTGTGAATGTAGGGGCGAAACTAGCCGGTAAAATGATCAAAAACGGCAAACCTATGCTTTCTGTCGGTGCACTCTCCGAGTGGACAAAAGCAAGAGATTTACCACAGCCTGAGGGCGAAAGCTTCCGTCAATGGTTTAATAATAGAGGTAAAAACTAA
- a CDS encoding lactate utilization protein C, which produces MDAQNRENFLNKLATKMGKARSTQPAPMPTPVNTYPTERLTQLTQTELVNEFINSAKTMMVDVNIATEAEAASALVALCEKYGGGDVVLNTDERLTALSIPQVLAEKYTCHTWSPESAKENIAFSEKANIGVVYADYGLAETGGIVLFSNQDRGRSVSLLPEKSIVVLRKSQVVPRVAQVAKVLHDKAQQGERMPSCINIISGPSSTADIELIKVIGVHGPVAKIYLVIDDL; this is translated from the coding sequence ATGGATGCACAAAATCGCGAAAACTTTTTGAATAAGTTGGCAACCAAAATGGGAAAGGCCCGCAGTACCCAACCGGCTCCAATGCCAACACCGGTAAACACTTACCCGACAGAGCGTTTAACCCAATTAACGCAAACCGAACTTGTCAATGAATTTATTAATTCTGCGAAAACAATGATGGTAGATGTAAATATTGCAACGGAAGCGGAAGCGGCAAGCGCATTAGTAGCATTATGTGAAAAGTACGGCGGAGGCGATGTGGTGCTCAATACTGATGAACGATTAACCGCATTAAGTATTCCACAAGTCTTAGCAGAAAAATACACTTGCCACACTTGGTCACCCGAAAGCGCAAAGGAGAATATCGCCTTTTCAGAGAAAGCGAATATCGGTGTTGTCTATGCCGATTATGGTTTAGCCGAAACCGGGGGAATCGTATTATTCTCAAATCAAGATCGTGGTCGTTCGGTAAGCTTACTGCCTGAAAAATCTATCGTTGTATTACGTAAAAGCCAAGTAGTTCCTCGTGTAGCTCAAGTTGCAAAAGTACTACATGATAAAGCGCAACAAGGCGAGCGTATGCCATCTTGTATCAATATTATCTCAGGCCCGAGTTCCACGGCGGATATTGAATTGATTAAAGTTATCGGTGTACATGGCCCTGTCGCCAAAATTTATTTAGTAATTGACGATCTATAA
- the hslV gene encoding ATP-dependent protease subunit HslV, with translation MTTIVSVRRNGQVVVGGDGQVSLGNTVMKGNARKVRRLYNGKVLAGFAGGTADAFTLFELFERKLEMHQGHLLKSAVELAKDWRTDRALRKLEAMLIVADEKESLIITGIGDVVQPEEDQILAIGSGGNYALSAARALVENTDLSARDIVEKSLKIAGDICVFTNTNFTIEELPN, from the coding sequence ATGACAACGATTGTAAGTGTACGCCGTAATGGGCAAGTCGTCGTAGGTGGTGACGGGCAGGTTTCCTTAGGCAATACCGTAATGAAAGGGAATGCGCGTAAAGTACGCCGTTTATATAATGGTAAGGTTTTGGCCGGGTTTGCCGGTGGTACGGCGGATGCATTCACACTTTTTGAACTGTTTGAACGCAAACTTGAAATGCACCAAGGACATTTACTCAAAAGTGCGGTCGAATTAGCGAAAGATTGGCGAACCGATCGTGCTCTACGTAAATTAGAGGCTATGTTAATTGTCGCAGATGAAAAAGAAAGTTTAATTATTACCGGTATCGGCGATGTGGTGCAGCCTGAGGAAGATCAAATTTTGGCGATTGGCTCCGGCGGCAATTATGCCCTGTCTGCGGCACGTGCGTTGGTGGAAAATACAGATCTATCAGCTCGAGACATTGTGGAAAAATCATTAAAAATTGCAGGCGATATTTGTGTGTTTACTAACACTAACTTCACGATTGAAGAACTGCCGAATTAA
- a CDS encoding UTRA domain-containing protein yields the protein MSKYKKVYNDIRNKITGGVLSAKQELPSESELMKDYGFSKDTIRKALSLLEIDGYIQKQQGRNSIVLERNLLKPQVLSEIKTVGELNRTLTRNVKTTLTSLYIVQGEEDLMRIFNVNDQIDFYRIGRIREIDGQSVEYEISYFDRRIVPFINRDIAEQSIYRYLEGELGLNISYSQREIVFRYANEEEKNALDLGEYNMVVSVTSTTYLADGRPFQYGSISYRPDKIIFASTAKRHG from the coding sequence ATGAGTAAATATAAAAAAGTTTATAACGATATAAGAAATAAAATTACAGGCGGGGTTTTATCTGCAAAGCAGGAATTGCCAAGCGAAAGCGAGCTAATGAAAGACTATGGTTTTTCAAAAGATACAATTCGTAAAGCCTTATCGCTGCTTGAGATAGACGGCTATATTCAGAAACAACAAGGGCGAAATTCCATTGTTCTGGAACGTAACTTACTAAAACCGCAGGTGCTTTCTGAAATTAAAACTGTCGGTGAATTAAACCGCACTTTAACGCGTAACGTTAAAACAACCTTGACAAGTTTATATATTGTGCAAGGCGAAGAAGATTTAATGCGCATCTTTAATGTAAATGATCAAATCGATTTTTACCGTATAGGCCGCATACGTGAAATTGACGGTCAATCCGTAGAATATGAAATTTCTTATTTTGATCGTCGAATCGTGCCTTTTATTAACCGTGATATAGCCGAGCAATCTATTTATCGGTATTTGGAGGGAGAATTGGGGCTAAATATTAGTTATTCGCAACGAGAGATTGTGTTTCGATATGCAAACGAAGAAGAAAAAAATGCGCTGGATCTTGGTGAATACAATATGGTTGTGAGTGTAACCAGCACCACTTACTTAGCTGATGGTCGTCCGTTTCAATACGGTAGTATAAGCTATCGCCCTGACAAAATTATTTTTGCTTCGACAGCTAAACGTCATGGATAA
- the malQ gene encoding 4-alpha-glucanotransferase, producing the protein MLTRSSGVLMHITSLPNSFGIGGFGQSAYDFVDFLAETRQTYWQILPLTTTSYGDSPYQSFSAVAGNIHLIDFELLAKMDLLKKSDYDSVNFGNDPTQVDYERIFYVRRPILEIAVKNFLTNGKFKAEFKNFEKNNRTWLEDYAEFMAIKEYFGNKALQEWEDKQAVTRDPKVLEKYRSMLAESIRYFKVTQYFFFQQWLALKNYANRKGIKIIGDMPIYVAADSVEVWTKPELFQLDAERNPLYVAGVPADQFSATGQLWGNPLYDWNEHKKQGYAWWIHRIEESFKIYDVLRIDHFKGFSDYWKIDGKAEVAKYGSWQPGPGYGLFEAVKQKLGDLPIIAEDLGNIDDKARKLLTDCGYPGMKILQFGFEDVSGESLDSPHYNIPHSITYIGTHDNDVVNGWYKGLTPEQQAYINDYTHRGENESVCQAMIRQLFATVSNTVIVTMQDILDLPASSRMNVPSTIGGNWQWRMQREDLTQDKKAFLTHMTTLYQRAN; encoded by the coding sequence ATGCTTACTCGTTCAAGTGGTGTTTTAATGCACATCACCTCATTGCCAAATTCCTTTGGAATCGGTGGTTTTGGACAGTCTGCCTACGATTTTGTTGATTTCCTAGCCGAAACCCGACAAACCTATTGGCAAATCCTTCCATTAACGACCACAAGCTACGGTGATTCCCCCTACCAATCTTTTTCCGCCGTTGCCGGCAATATACACTTAATCGATTTTGAATTATTAGCAAAAATGGATCTACTAAAAAAATCGGACTATGACTCTGTAAATTTTGGGAATGATCCGACACAGGTTGATTATGAGCGTATTTTTTATGTCCGCCGCCCGATTTTAGAAATCGCCGTAAAAAATTTCTTAACCAATGGCAAATTTAAAGCCGAGTTTAAAAACTTTGAAAAAAACAACCGCACTTGGCTAGAAGATTATGCTGAATTTATGGCAATTAAAGAATATTTTGGCAACAAGGCTCTTCAAGAATGGGAAGATAAACAGGCTGTAACTCGAGATCCGAAAGTGCTGGAAAAGTATCGCTCAATGCTAGCCGAATCTATTCGGTATTTTAAAGTAACGCAATACTTTTTCTTCCAACAATGGCTGGCATTAAAAAATTACGCCAACCGAAAAGGTATTAAAATCATTGGTGATATGCCTATTTATGTGGCGGCAGACAGTGTTGAAGTTTGGACAAAACCGGAACTATTTCAATTAGATGCGGAGCGTAACCCGCTATATGTTGCCGGCGTTCCCGCCGATCAATTCAGTGCAACCGGACAGCTCTGGGGAAACCCTCTTTATGATTGGAATGAACACAAAAAACAAGGCTATGCTTGGTGGATTCATCGTATTGAAGAAAGTTTTAAAATTTACGATGTCCTTCGTATCGATCATTTCAAAGGTTTTTCAGATTATTGGAAAATTGACGGAAAAGCGGAGGTTGCCAAATACGGTAGCTGGCAGCCGGGCCCCGGCTATGGTTTATTTGAAGCGGTAAAGCAAAAATTAGGTGATTTACCAATCATTGCTGAAGATCTTGGAAATATTGATGATAAAGCAAGAAAATTGCTCACTGATTGCGGTTATCCGGGAATGAAAATTTTGCAATTCGGCTTTGAGGATGTGAGCGGCGAAAGTTTAGATAGCCCGCATTATAATATTCCTCATTCTATTACCTATATAGGAACTCATGACAACGATGTCGTCAACGGTTGGTATAAAGGTTTAACACCAGAGCAGCAGGCGTATATCAATGATTACACGCATCGCGGAGAAAACGAATCCGTTTGTCAGGCAATGATTCGTCAGTTATTCGCAACCGTCAGCAATACGGTGATTGTAACGATGCAAGATATTTTAGACTTGCCGGCAAGTTCCAGAATGAATGTTCCTTCTACCATTGGTGGGAATTGGCAATGGCGAATGCAAAGAGAAGATTTAACTCAAGATAAAAAAGCATTTTTAACTCATATGACTACTTTATATCAAAGAGCTAATTAA
- the glgP gene encoding glycogen/starch/alpha-glucan family phosphorylase gives MIKFSTFVQTATSKTLGELSDQDIYVQLLNYVKTISENKPKNNGKRKVYYISAEFLIGKLLSNNLINLGVYQDIKNELANAGKSLSHIEDIEPEPSLGNGGLGRLASCFIDSMSTLGLNAEGVGLNYHCGLFKQVFRHNEQQTEPNYWIEKHSWLIPTDISYEVPFKNFTLKSKLDRIDILGYKKETKNYLNLFDIQSINHNLIKEGIEFDKTKIKENLTLFLYPDDSDKNGELLRIYQQYFMVSNAAQLLIDEAIERGSNLHDLADYAYVQINDTHPSMVIPELIRLLTEKHQIEFTEAVSIVRNMIGYTNHTILAEALEKWPLSYLDEVIPHLVVIIKKLDELVRAEYTDPKLQIIDNEDRVHMAHMDIHFSNSVNGVAALHTEILKNSELKNFYKIYPNKFNNKTNGITFRRWLEFSNQELAAYIKQLIGDDYLQDATQLEKLLTFKDDKAVHQKLSEIKLKNKLALKTYLKENKGIELDENSIIDTQIKRFHEYKRQQMNALYVIHKYLEIKAGNLPKRKITIVFGGKAAPAYIIAQDIIHLILCLSELINNDPEVNRYLNVHLIENYNVSVAEKLIPATDVSEQISLASKEASGTGNMKFMLNGALTLGTMDGANVEIAELAGSENIYTFGKDSQSIIKLYETSGYVSKDYYESDKNIKRAVDFILNPKLVKLGNLTRLERLYNELLNKDWFMTLIDFNAYVETKEKILADYEDQDSWNKKVIQNIAKAGFFSSDRTIAQYNADIWHCER, from the coding sequence ATGATTAAATTTAGTACATTTGTGCAAACTGCAACAAGTAAAACACTCGGCGAATTAAGCGATCAGGATATTTATGTACAATTATTAAACTATGTAAAAACAATTTCTGAGAATAAGCCGAAAAATAACGGAAAACGTAAAGTTTATTATATTTCTGCGGAATTTCTTATTGGTAAATTATTATCTAATAATTTAATTAATCTTGGTGTATATCAGGATATTAAAAACGAACTGGCTAATGCAGGAAAATCATTAAGTCATATTGAAGATATTGAGCCGGAACCCTCTTTGGGAAATGGCGGGTTGGGACGTTTAGCCTCCTGTTTTATCGATTCAATGTCAACCCTTGGATTAAATGCAGAAGGTGTCGGATTAAACTACCACTGCGGTCTATTTAAACAAGTATTCAGACATAACGAACAACAAACCGAACCGAATTATTGGATAGAAAAACATTCTTGGTTAATTCCAACAGATATTAGCTATGAAGTTCCATTTAAAAACTTCACACTAAAGTCTAAATTAGATCGTATTGATATTCTAGGTTATAAAAAAGAAACTAAAAATTATCTTAATCTATTTGATATTCAATCAATTAATCATAATTTAATTAAAGAAGGTATTGAATTTGATAAAACCAAGATTAAAGAAAATTTAACGTTATTCCTTTATCCAGATGATTCTGATAAAAACGGTGAATTATTACGTATCTATCAGCAGTATTTTATGGTATCGAATGCCGCACAATTATTAATTGATGAAGCAATTGAACGAGGCAGTAATCTACACGATCTAGCCGATTATGCTTATGTGCAAATTAATGATACCCATCCTTCTATGGTGATCCCTGAGTTGATCCGCTTATTAACGGAAAAACATCAAATTGAATTTACCGAAGCCGTTAGCATCGTACGTAATATGATCGGTTATACCAACCATACGATTCTTGCCGAAGCATTAGAAAAATGGCCTTTATCTTATTTAGATGAAGTTATTCCCCATTTAGTAGTTATTATCAAAAAACTAGATGAATTGGTGCGTGCCGAATATACGGATCCTAAATTACAAATTATCGATAATGAAGATCGTGTTCATATGGCACATATGGATATTCACTTTTCCAATTCTGTAAATGGTGTAGCGGCACTACATACGGAAATCTTAAAAAATTCAGAACTTAAAAACTTTTATAAGATTTACCCGAACAAGTTTAACAATAAAACAAACGGCATTACTTTCCGCCGCTGGTTAGAGTTTTCTAATCAGGAATTGGCGGCTTATATTAAACAACTTATCGGTGATGATTATTTACAAGATGCGACACAACTAGAAAAACTGCTTACATTTAAAGATGATAAGGCCGTACATCAAAAATTATCGGAAATTAAGTTAAAAAATAAACTGGCATTGAAAACATACCTTAAAGAAAACAAGGGTATCGAGTTAGATGAAAATTCTATTATTGATACACAAATAAAACGTTTTCACGAATATAAACGCCAACAAATGAATGCGCTTTATGTGATTCATAAATACCTTGAAATCAAGGCGGGTAATTTACCAAAACGTAAGATTACAATCGTTTTTGGCGGAAAAGCTGCACCTGCTTATATCATCGCACAGGATATTATTCATTTAATTCTTTGTTTATCTGAGTTGATTAATAACGATCCTGAAGTAAACCGATATCTGAACGTTCATTTGATAGAAAACTATAATGTGAGTGTGGCTGAGAAATTAATTCCGGCAACGGACGTTTCAGAGCAGATCTCTCTTGCTTCAAAAGAAGCGTCCGGCACAGGCAATATGAAATTTATGCTCAATGGTGCATTAACATTAGGCACAATGGATGGCGCAAATGTTGAAATTGCCGAATTAGCCGGCTCAGAAAATATTTACACCTTTGGCAAAGATTCACAAAGTATCATTAAACTTTATGAGACTTCCGGCTATGTATCAAAGGATTATTATGAAAGCGATAAAAATATCAAACGTGCGGTAGATTTCATTCTTAATCCGAAATTGGTCAAGTTGGGCAATTTAACACGTTTAGAGCGTCTTTATAATGAATTATTGAATAAAGACTGGTTTATGACCTTAATTGACTTTAATGCTTATGTTGAAACAAAAGAAAAAATCTTAGCGGATTACGAAGATCAAGATAGCTGGAATAAAAAAGTTATTCAGAATATTGCGAAAGCAGGTTTCTTCTCCTCAGATCGCACCATCGCACAGTATAACGCTGACATTTGGCATTGTGAGCGTTAA
- a CDS encoding endonuclease/exonuclease/phosphatase family protein yields MKLLTLNVHAWLEDNQAEKIAIVAQTIVEKGYDVVALQEVNQLMSAPEISQSLKADNYAVILLRQINQLVEQKYSLFWSNSHIGYDKYDEGIAFLTRLPVYDIDTFYCSQHQQPDSILSRKILGLTLEYQGQLVDCYSCHINLPNAQGENQLDNIRTIVERSQSNNLKILMGDFNTDAIADSQSYQNIKSLGLFDSYEMAEQKDAGITVEKAIDGWRNHSEEKRLDYIFLNQARRVLSSQVIFNGKNKPVVSDHFGLEVELIL; encoded by the coding sequence ATGAAGCTACTTACCCTAAATGTACATGCTTGGTTAGAAGATAACCAAGCGGAAAAAATAGCGATAGTTGCTCAAACGATTGTAGAAAAAGGCTACGATGTTGTCGCCTTGCAGGAAGTCAATCAGCTAATGTCTGCACCTGAAATTTCACAATCGTTAAAAGCGGATAATTATGCCGTGATTTTATTGCGTCAAATTAATCAGCTGGTTGAACAAAAATATTCGCTATTTTGGAGTAACTCGCACATTGGTTACGATAAATATGATGAAGGCATCGCATTTTTAACCCGTTTACCGGTTTATGACATCGATACTTTTTATTGCAGTCAACATCAGCAACCAGATTCCATACTTTCCCGTAAAATTTTAGGATTAACCCTAGAATATCAGGGACAACTTGTAGATTGTTATTCTTGCCATATCAATTTACCTAATGCTCAAGGTGAAAATCAACTCGACAATATTCGAACGATTGTTGAGCGTAGCCAAAGTAACAATCTAAAAATTCTAATGGGAGATTTTAATACCGATGCAATAGCCGATTCTCAATCTTATCAAAATATCAAATCCCTAGGCTTGTTTGATAGTTATGAAATGGCAGAGCAAAAAGATGCAGGGATTACGGTAGAAAAAGCCATTGATGGTTGGCGTAATCACAGCGAAGAAAAACGGTTGGATTATATTTTTTTAAATCAAGCCAGAAGGGTTTTATCCAGTCAGGTCATTTTTAATGGCAAAAACAAACCTGTTGTTTCCGACCATTTTGGTTTGGAAGTGGAGCTCATATTATAG
- a CDS encoding PTS transporter subunit IIBC, producing the protein MKKLLSFEFWQKFGKCLMVVIAVMPAAGLMVSIGNSLPLLSDAEWLARVGNIIAQIGWGIIGNLHLLFALAIGGSWANERAGGAFAAGLAFILINLITGHFFGVKIEMLNDPNAHVSTVFAGDIPVANYFVNILGQPALNMGVFVGIIAGFVGATTFNRYYNFRKLPEILTFFNGKRFVPFVVIYRSVLVAILLALFWPLVQTGINHFGQWIANSQNTAPILAPFIYGTLERLLLPFGLHHMLTIPMNYTSLGGTYEFLTGAQKGVQVFGQDPLWLAWITDLINLKDAGQFAQYNDLLSTVTPARFKVGQMIGSSGILMGVTLAMYVNVDPDKKKIYKGIFLSSALAVFLTGVTEPIEYMFMFVAMPLYLIYALVQGSAFAMADIVNLRMHSFGNIEFLTRTPMAIKAGIGMDVINFIWVSVLFAVAMFFIANFMIKKLNLATAGRNGNYDAKGSEEMTDNETKVANASAQVVQIVNLLGGRNNIVDVDACMTRLRITVHNAELVGDEASWKQAGAMGFIVKGTGIQAIYGPKADVLKSDIQDLLRSGVEIPKI; encoded by the coding sequence ATGAAAAAATTGCTCAGTTTTGAATTTTGGCAAAAATTCGGCAAATGCCTAATGGTGGTGATCGCAGTAATGCCGGCAGCAGGTTTAATGGTAAGTATCGGTAACTCATTGCCTTTACTTAGCGATGCAGAATGGCTAGCACGTGTAGGTAATATTATCGCACAAATCGGTTGGGGAATTATCGGCAATCTTCACTTGCTGTTTGCCTTAGCCATTGGCGGCAGTTGGGCAAACGAACGTGCAGGCGGCGCATTTGCCGCAGGTCTTGCCTTTATTTTAATTAACTTAATCACCGGACATTTTTTCGGTGTGAAAATTGAAATGCTCAATGATCCGAATGCCCATGTCAGCACGGTATTTGCGGGCGATATTCCGGTGGCGAATTATTTTGTCAATATATTGGGTCAACCTGCATTAAATATGGGAGTATTCGTTGGAATTATCGCCGGTTTTGTTGGGGCAACAACGTTTAATCGTTACTATAACTTCCGTAAATTACCTGAAATTCTCACCTTTTTTAACGGTAAACGCTTTGTACCTTTCGTGGTTATTTATCGTTCCGTGTTGGTGGCAATACTCTTGGCATTATTCTGGCCTTTAGTACAAACAGGCATTAATCATTTTGGCCAGTGGATTGCCAATTCACAAAATACCGCACCGATTTTAGCACCTTTTATCTACGGAACATTAGAACGTCTATTACTCCCTTTCGGCTTACATCATATGCTCACCATTCCAATGAATTATACCTCGTTAGGCGGCACATATGAATTTTTAACCGGTGCACAAAAAGGGGTACAAGTCTTCGGACAAGATCCGTTATGGTTGGCTTGGATTACCGATTTGATTAACCTAAAAGATGCCGGCCAATTCGCACAATATAATGATTTACTCTCAACGGTTACGCCTGCACGCTTCAAAGTGGGACAAATGATCGGTTCTAGCGGCATCTTAATGGGAGTTACCCTTGCAATGTACGTCAATGTCGATCCTGATAAGAAAAAAATCTACAAAGGTATTTTCCTTTCTTCAGCTCTTGCAGTCTTTTTAACCGGGGTCACTGAACCTATCGAATATATGTTTATGTTTGTCGCAATGCCACTTTATCTTATCTATGCCTTAGTACAAGGAAGTGCGTTTGCAATGGCAGACATTGTGAATCTACGTATGCATTCATTCGGTAACATCGAATTTTTAACCCGTACGCCAATGGCAATTAAAGCGGGGATCGGTATGGATGTTATCAACTTTATCTGGGTATCCGTTCTTTTTGCTGTGGCAATGTTCTTTATTGCGAATTTTATGATTAAAAAACTCAATTTGGCGACAGCAGGGCGTAATGGCAACTACGATGCAAAAGGTTCTGAGGAAATGACCGACAACGAAACAAAAGTTGCTAATGCCAGCGCACAAGTCGTGCAGATCGTGAATCTACTTGGCGGACGTAATAACATCGTTGATGTTGACGCTTGTATGACACGTTTACGTATTACCGTACACAATGCGGAGTTAGTCGGCGATGAAGCAAGTTGGAAACAAGCTGGAGCGATGGGCTTTATTGTGAAAGGCACCGGCATTCAGGCCATTTATGGTCCGAAAGCAGATGTATTGAAATCGGATATTCAAGATCTACTAAGATCAGGTGTTGAAATTCCGAAAATTTAA